DNA from Lactobacillus sp. ESL0791:
GTCGCAAATAACCACCGTATGGTAATTTTTTTCTTGTAACGAACGCGCAATGGAATACATGTGCTCATTATTGCCCGTATGGGTAAGAATAAAGGCCAAAACCGGAACCTTCTGCTCACGGGACAGCTCCGCACTCATTGGATTGAGCGAGTTATATGCGTTAGCAACACAACCCACTTCTTCAAATTCCAGGCAAAACTGCCGGGCCAATTCATAATTTAGTCCTTCACCATAAATTTCGATACGCTTGCTTGCCTTAATTAAAGAAGCAATCCGTGCAATTTCTTGTTTATCAAGTAAGCTTTGTGTGTATTCGATCGAACGCCGGTGAACTAATCCTATCTGCTGGAAAACTTCCGTCGGTGAACAGCCAGGCTGCAGTGGATTCACTTTTAAATCAGCACTTAACTTTAAAATATTCGGTAGTTCCGAAGCAAAAGTATACTTAAAACTGGAATAACCTTTGAACCCGGCCTTTTGACACAAACGCACAACTGTTGCCGCACTCGTATAACTAGCCTTGGCCAGCTGCTTAATACTCATTACCAAAACTTCGCGCGGATATTTTTCAATATATGCTAATACTGCTTCTTCCTGCGGTGTTAAATTACTGATCGCTTTCATTTCATCTAAAATCATTTATTAATTCCTTTGACGTCAAATCGGTAGAATCAATTGATTCTCCTATATTCTATGCAATTACTCATTTAACCACAATTGCTTTCAAGTAAATTGGTAAGCGGTACCAAACTTACTTACAAAAAATCATTTTTTTGAAAAAACGTTCCAATCATTAAAAATTTGCAGAACTACAAAAAGTAACAATCACAAAGTTAATAACTGCTATTTTATAAATAATTATTTCCCTTTTAACATATCTTTTTAAAATTTATATATCTCAAAAAGGATAACCCTAATTTTCTTTGTCTACATAAAGCCTATTCATCCTGCAATAAATTTTTATAACTAAAGGCTGCGATTGATACAGCCCCATTATTCATTACCAATTAAAAATTTTCTCTAAAAGATTTTTTAATCATAAACTGCTATACTTATTATATAAATTACTAACTTGTTTTAAATAAAGGAGGATCTTCAGATTGAAAACTTTAACCGATAACGTCACATTTCGGCATGGTGCCACAATCAAAACCAGGATTGTTCAGTCACCCATGCTGACCAACAGCGGCCTAAACGAGAAAGTGACCCAGGATACACTTGACTATTACGGGGCACACTCGCAATCAGCCGGCATGATAATCACAGAATATACTAATGTCAGTCCAAATGGCGGTCCGTCGCGATCATGGGCGCCGGATCGCGAACAGTTGGCAGTTTATAATGATGATTTTAAACCTGGACTAACTAAACTTGCCAAAGTTTTGAAAAAAGACGGCAACAAGGCCATCCTGCAACTGGTTCATTCCGGACGCGAAGCCGAATATCGCCACACACTCGGCGGCCGGGTTGACGTGCCCTCACAGATGAAATTTTCCTGGATTGATTATCCCCTGCACGAACTGACCGAAGATGAGGTTTGGCAAGTTGTCAAAGACTTCGGCAGCGCCACTAAACGGGCAATTGACTGCGGCTTTGACGGTGTTGAAATTCATGGCGCCAACCATTACTTGATCCAACAATTTTTCTCGGCTTTTTCCAATAAGCGGACAGATTATTGGGGCGGCAGCTTTGAAAAAAGGATGAATTTCCCGCTAGAAGTAGCAAAAGAAGTCTTCCGCGTCGTTAACAAATATGCGCCAAAGGACTTTATTATCGGTTACCGCATCAGTCCCGAGGAAACTGACGACAAAAATAATATTGGCTATACTTGGCACGAGTCTCAGCAGCTATTAAAAAAACTCACCGAAAATTTTGAGTTTGATTATATTAATTTATCGACAATGGATTACAAGGGCGGACCGGAAGATGTTGCGAAAAATTACGCCCAGCTACTGGGCGAGGCTATTCAGGCTCCAACTTTAGAATTAATTTCCGGCGACATTCATACGGTTGCCAAAATGAAGGACGCACTTAATTATGTTGATCTTGTCGGCCTAGGGCGGGCTACTCTGGCAGATCCGCAGATTGCTTACAAGCTGGCTAATAATTTGGAAGACCAGATCCACCTGCAATTTGATGAAGCCTCTGTTAAAAAGAGCCATCTGACGCCCGGGATTATTGCGGTCGTGGCCAACACGCCGTACTTTGGCATCCCTGGGCTTGATTATCTTCAGTCCCTTTCCACCACCAAATTAAGCGACGCGGTCACCCATGACGGTGCAAAATAATTTTTAAAATCACAAAAAATACTCCTAGCGTTTAGTCATCAGACTAACACTTAGGAGCATTTTTTCTTTACTTATCAGATTTTAAATTAAGTGGGATCTTTCTCATTTGCATCTTTGCGCAAGCGTGCGAAATAACTGCTGATATTTTCACCATCATGGAGCTTCAAAGCATTCTTGTATACTTGCCGCGTTTTCTCATCAAATTGATCCTCGGTCATTGCAATTTCAAATGGAAATTTTCCGGTAGTCACAAAACGCGTCAAAAAGATTCCCACGGCAGCTTCCGTTGTCATTCCGACTTCGCCAAACATTCTATCTGCGTCTTTTTTTAATTGATCATCAATTTGTACTGTTGCCATGTTCTCACTCCTTAAATTAATTTATATACATCAGCTAAAATTACACCACTAAGCTCTCATTATTCCACATTTTAATTGTACATAAATTTTCTTACTAATATTAGGAAAACTGCCAAATTCAAGTTTGACAGCATATTTCATCTACTCGACCAACGTTTACGTAAATCGCTAATACTAGAAACTGTTTCACTTGTATCAGCCTAATTCTTAAACCTTAGCAACAAGCATCGCCTTTTCTACTTCATAATGTTATCACTACCTCTCCCATAATATTAATTGTCTTACATAATCTTTAAGTTAGTTTATCACATTATAAAGATAATCCATATTTATAAGACTATTCTCATCTTTTCATCAATACTGTGAGTGTCTCTATATGTCCAATAATGATTAGATAAAGAGTTCCCAAAAATAGGTTCTTTGAAAATTGTGCGCAAACGATACAACCTAATCACTATTTATCAAACCTTAAGAAATTTAATCTCGTCCAAAAGCGCCTGCAGTATTTTTTTAGCATAGCCTCTGCGCAGTCTGCTATGATAATTTTGGTTATAATAATTTCTCAAGCAATTATAGCAAGATGTATTTTCATCACAACAATTCTGAGAAACCTTTGCTAATGCTGCTCTTAAAGACTTAAGTATCGACTCCTTATTTAACAGTCTCTTAGCATGTCCAGCACCACCCGGCACATTATCATAGATCAGTATATCATAGCTTCCCAACTTCAAATTCATCTCCAGAATACCATCAATATCTGTACGCTCAATCTCCATGGCATTGCTAATACCTTCAAGAAAAGCATACATAAATGACAATGCCTGGGAATAACTTTCACTAGACTTCATTTGAAGCATTGGAACTGTAACCCGCGCCACATCTGTTTGGAAGCTATGACCTATCCTCAATTCTTCTAATTCCTCATTCTGACAATCATATTGCCTAAAGTTTTTATGCTTAACAGATCTATTAGGTGCTAATACATTGCCTTTTGCTATATTACTATATCCACAAACCGAACACATATAAAAACTAGAGCGGTTCAACACGAGCAATTCGTCGTCAGTACTGGTCTCAACTATTAATCTCTTGCCTATTTCTGCATGCTCCTGATCAATCTTTCCCCCACCGAGATATGAAACTTCTCCTGAATACGATCTTTTAGGCTTCATTCTTGAGCTTTCTTTCGTTATACCTGTTTTAAAACCGTTTACAGGTTCAATGTAATATTCCATTGCTTTCGTAGTGACAGATTCGCCACAATACTTACAAATTTTTGTATCTCCTCCGCTCAAATAGATATTGACCTTTTTACAGTTAGGACACATACAAAAATAGTGTTTAGCAAATTTAGAAGCTATAGGTAAAGAAATATACTTTGAAGTGTATTTCTTTCCATCCACAATAACTTCTGAATCTGGTGCATACTCACTAAGTGCTATCTTCAGATCTCTACTAAGATCGTATCTGTTATCAGGTATCCCCTTGTTATAAATTTGCAGTTCCACAAGATCAACCGGAAAGCCATACTTAGGAATGACACAATATTTGGATAACGAATCTATTACTCTTGCCTTGTGAAGTTTTTTTATCTGGTTGGTATAATAATCAGCATCAGAATACTTTTCTTCCTTTAAAGCTTCAGTCTTAGCATCCTCGAACTCCTTGTTCATCTGCCGCAATTCTTCAACAAAGTGCATTAACTTTTCGTCGCTGTCGCCCATTTCATCAAACCATTTCAAATTATGATATTCAGAGTAAATATTCTCTGGAAGAACTCTGTCATCAATATAATGATTCAAATCAGTAGGTTTACTTAAAATATAATCTTTAAATGCTGTTATTCCATCACCGAACACTAAGCCATCAACCGTCTTAAAATAAGCCGGATTCTTTCTAAAAAAGAATCCTAAGCAACAAGCCATAAGGTGACGAACAATGATCTTTTTATTGAGAACATTAAAATACGGAGGATTAATCACTCCTGAGATCATTTTCTCTGGAGTCATAAAATATGTATAATCATGTGAGCCGGTTCCACAATATGTAAGAACATATGCAGAGCTATCACTTCTTCGTCCTGCTCGTCCTGCTCTTTGAGTATAGTTAGCCGGTGTCGGTGGCACATTTCTCATAAAGACTGTCTCAAGATCACCAATATCTATTCCCATTTCAAAAGTTGTCGAGCAACTCAAAATGTTTATCTTTTTGTTCTTAAAATCTTGCTGATACCGTTTCGCTGTTTTCCGATCAAGCTGAGCTGTATGCTCCTTAATCACGATACTCTCAATTTTTTTGTCTTATATTGATTTCTGTAATAGTTATGCGCAAGGACAACGTCCGGATCAACTTTTTTCAATGTTCCATTGCATTTATCTTGTACACAAGCATTATGCACATTGTATGGTGTCAACCGGCCACATTTTGAACAACGATAATATTTATTATTCATGTAATTTTTGATTACATAGCTGCTTGCATCAATTTGATAAGCATTTTTTGTAGGATCTCTTTTCAGAATACCACCTTCAATAGCAAGGTTATTGAAAACAACATCCAGAAGTTCCTTTGCTTCATTTTCGTCACACTTGCAGACCTTCTGAACATATCTAACAACCATGTTTTTTCCTTTGACAGGTAAAAAGCTCCTAATTCCATTGATTGCTTTTGCACAATTAAACATGACATAGTTATCAAATCTTCTGAAATCTAGATATTCAAGTTTTTCATCCGGAGTCAGTGTAGACTTAACATATTTAATTGCTGGCGTTACCTTGAAAATATCAAAAACAACGTGCATCAACGTTTCAAGATCTGCTTTAGTCAGACCGTACTTTCCAAATTCCGTTTTAACGTCAGCTTCGTCTATTTGATTCATAATTTCAGAAAGATCCAGATCAAAATAGTATAGTCCCAAACCTTCTCCATCATATGAACCGTCAACCTTTAATAGATCCACTAATAGGGTGATCCATGCATTCTTATGCGCAGTTAAACCGTTCTGAAATAAATTTCTGTTTTTTATCAGAGCAGTCAGATATGAAGCAAGTTCATCAACAGTAATTGAACGATATTTCTGGTCTTCGATAATTTTCCAGATAAGACGCTTTCTTAACATCCTAACATGATTTGAGTTGAAGAAAACAGCTGCAAAGCTTGCTTGCTGACGGCTGTCAGAGAATGCAAGAAACTGTTTAACCTTCTCCTCAGACTCTTTTATAGGCCGCTTTTTATCGCCTAACTTTAAAGATAATTTTCCTGTGTGTTGCGGAGTATATACTCCTTCGTCAATTGCTTCATAAAGGGTTTGCGCTATTAATGCAGTACCTTCATCTTTCCCTAAATTCAGGCTTTTTACTACGCCACTATGGCTTTTATGACCACAGTATGGGCACTGATTTATGTTATTAAAAGTCTCTAATTCATCGCCTTTATTACTCTGAACTACTTTGAACACTATTCGTTTATAAGCGTTTCCACACTCACATTTCCTGGCATTTAAGTTTGCTGCATGATAGATTGCCCCACACCTAGCACACAAGAAATATTCTTCAAGTGAATTTTTTTCTACCTCGTCTTCGTTTATAGTGTTTTTCATAAGAAAATAGTCAACTCTTATAAATTCATTATTTCCATAATTCTCATAAATATCTACTTCTTTATTTTGAAATAAATAGTCCAACTGATCATTTAAATTATGTTGTATTTTTCCAATAATATATGGTGCATTACAAAAGCGGCAGTTTCCAACTTCAAATGCTTTTAGCTTTCCTATATTATTAGTTTTAGTTAAGCTAAGTTGTTGAGGCACTCCAAGTGTAACAAAAGCTCCTGACAAAGGCCTTACAAAAGAATGATATTTTAAATCAAAAATTCCAGTGCCATCTTTCTTTGCAAGATTTATCAAATCAATAAGAGCGATCAGTTGTTTGTCCGATAGATCAGAAATGTTTTCTAAAATATCTGAAAAATTTTTTGCTTCTTTCTTTAACAGATTATAAATTTTATGAACATGTACATCATGGCAAAGAAGCTGATAAAGTAATTCTGATACATTTCTCCCTGATTTGATGTCATATCTACCACACACTTCTTTAACTAACGTATAATTATTGCTGTTCTTCTTAAGCTTTATGTAGTCTGCCCCATCAACTGATATGTTACTATCCTGAGTCAAAGGAACTCTCTTTGAGAAAATAATGTCTCTCTTGTCAAAGTGGGTCGAAGTCAAATTTCTGGCGAAATCTACAATATCCTGCTCTGATTTTCCCTGCTTGCCCAAAGTAGCACTAGTTATTATAAACCTTGGCTTTTTTTCCGCTAATGCGGTGAATCTTCTCATTAGCATTGATAAT
Protein-coding regions in this window:
- a CDS encoding MurR/RpiR family transcriptional regulator, whose translation is MILDEMKAISNLTPQEEAVLAYIEKYPREVLVMSIKQLAKASYTSAATVVRLCQKAGFKGYSSFKYTFASELPNILKLSADLKVNPLQPGCSPTEVFQQIGLVHRRSIEYTQSLLDKQEIARIASLIKASKRIEIYGEGLNYELARQFCLEFEEVGCVANAYNSLNPMSAELSREQKVPVLAFILTHTGNNEHMYSIARSLQEKNYHTVVICDSAQRRICKICDAFVVIMTTKGTLELSNSVYISSLQYLFDAFVSLKMIADYQRIKRISTKVDQEKKED
- a CDS encoding NADH-dependent oxidoreductase encodes the protein MKTLTDNVTFRHGATIKTRIVQSPMLTNSGLNEKVTQDTLDYYGAHSQSAGMIITEYTNVSPNGGPSRSWAPDREQLAVYNDDFKPGLTKLAKVLKKDGNKAILQLVHSGREAEYRHTLGGRVDVPSQMKFSWIDYPLHELTEDEVWQVVKDFGSATKRAIDCGFDGVEIHGANHYLIQQFFSAFSNKRTDYWGGSFEKRMNFPLEVAKEVFRVVNKYAPKDFIIGYRISPEETDDKNNIGYTWHESQQLLKKLTENFEFDYINLSTMDYKGGPEDVAKNYAQLLGEAIQAPTLELISGDIHTVAKMKDALNYVDLVGLGRATLADPQIAYKLANNLEDQIHLQFDEASVKKSHLTPGIIAVVANTPYFGIPGLDYLQSLSTTKLSDAVTHDGAK
- a CDS encoding type II toxin-antitoxin system RelB/DinJ family antitoxin; its protein translation is MATVQIDDQLKKDADRMFGEVGMTTEAAVGIFLTRFVTTGKFPFEIAMTEDQFDEKTRQVYKNALKLHDGENISSYFARLRKDANEKDPT
- a CDS encoding helicase-related protein; its protein translation is MIKEHTAQLDRKTAKRYQQDFKNKKINILSCSTTFEMGIDIGDLETVFMRNVPPTPANYTQRAGRAGRRSDSSAYVLTYCGTGSHDYTYFMTPEKMISGVINPPYFNVLNKKIIVRHLMACCLGFFFRKNPAYFKTVDGLVFGDGITAFKDYILSKPTDLNHYIDDRVLPENIYSEYHNLKWFDEMGDSDEKLMHFVEELRQMNKEFEDAKTEALKEEKYSDADYYTNQIKKLHKARVIDSLSKYCVIPKYGFPVDLVELQIYNKGIPDNRYDLSRDLKIALSEYAPDSEVIVDGKKYTSKYISLPIASKFAKHYFCMCPNCKKVNIYLSGGDTKICKYCGESVTTKAMEYYIEPVNGFKTGITKESSRMKPKRSYSGEVSYLGGGKIDQEHAEIGKRLIVETSTDDELLVLNRSSFYMCSVCGYSNIAKGNVLAPNRSVKHKNFRQYDCQNEELEELRIGHSFQTDVARVTVPMLQMKSSESYSQALSFMYAFLEGISNAMEIERTDIDGILEMNLKLGSYDILIYDNVPGGAGHAKRLLNKESILKSLRAALAKVSQNCCDENTSCYNCLRNYYNQNYHSRLRRGYAKKILQALLDEIKFLKV
- a CDS encoding DEAD/DEAH box helicase; the encoded protein is MTKLNPIERSKYINARYKEYLRSTFQFGNGELQTLFENELKKETLFKGPYVALTLPFQRGKSVKSLIKEGIVCKSFAKLDDVNFERPLYSHQEEAIRRIGAGHSAIVTTGTGSGKTECFLYPILNDLMNDVEGGNNEVGVRAVFLYPMNALVNDQIDRVRKILRNCPDITFGFFTGDTKETVPQNYREKYNKETSVSIPKNELVSREEIRQHPPHLLFTNYSMLEYLLIRPNDYEIFSPERLRNWKYVVLDEAHTYYGSLGIELSMLMRRFTALAEKKPRFIITSATLGKQGKSEQDIVDFARNLTSTHFDKRDIIFSKRVPLTQDSNISVDGADYIKLKKNSNNYTLVKEVCGRYDIKSGRNVSELLYQLLCHDVHVHKIYNLLKKEAKNFSDILENISDLSDKQLIALIDLINLAKKDGTGIFDLKYHSFVRPLSGAFVTLGVPQQLSLTKTNNIGKLKAFEVGNCRFCNAPYIIGKIQHNLNDQLDYLFQNKEVDIYENYGNNEFIRVDYFLMKNTINEDEVEKNSLEEYFLCARCGAIYHAANLNARKCECGNAYKRIVFKVVQSNKGDELETFNNINQCPYCGHKSHSGVVKSLNLGKDEGTALIAQTLYEAIDEGVYTPQHTGKLSLKLGDKKRPIKESEEKVKQFLAFSDSRQQASFAAVFFNSNHVRMLRKRLIWKIIEDQKYRSITVDELASYLTALIKNRNLFQNGLTAHKNAWITLLVDLLKVDGSYDGEGLGLYYFDLDLSEIMNQIDEADVKTEFGKYGLTKADLETLMHVVFDIFKVTPAIKYVKSTLTPDEKLEYLDFRRFDNYVMFNCAKAINGIRSFLPVKGKNMVVRYVQKVCKCDENEAKELLDVVFNNLAIEGGILKRDPTKNAYQIDASSYVIKNYMNNKYYRCSKCGRLTPYNVHNACVQDKCNGTLKKVDPDVVLAHNYYRNQYKTKKLRVS